The genomic region GAACGGTCAAaaaaggtcagtctctggtctctgtgtaatcatcagaaagacagggTTTCTGTAAATAGCTAATCTCGAGAAACCTTCCTGGCTGAAAATTAAGCCATGTCTTGCACTCTGATAATAATGTAATGTGTACACAAACAAAAATCTTCTGTAAACTTTCATGACTAAAATGTATATTGCAAATTCTGCTTTCCTGTGGTGAAGAGGCTAACCTGCTTGAGAAGGCAAGCAAGCTTCAAGGAAGCTTCAAACCAAGCTTCTTCAGAGCAAGCTAgcacagagagagaaacaagccTTGTGTCTGTCATTACTTAAATCCACTTGTCTCACACGGAGTCTGTTGTgtgaagatgattgtaagccgctttgagactcctttgagatataaaaatcaactcttcttcacagaGGGTCTGGAAGTGAGTGTCATTTGAGCAGGAAGTGCAGCTTTACCTACATATTGGATGCTTATTTTTTCCTGAGCATTTATGGAAGCAAGGTAGGCGGAAGAGTTTATATAGTTTCTAGtgaggtggtggaaagtgccatcatgttACAGTCAACTTAGGGTGACttgatagggttttcaaggcaagagatactgAGAAgttatttgccattgcttgtttgTGTGAAGCAACTCTGAACTTTCTTGAACTCTGAACTCATCCAAGTATACTGAGATCTGACAATTTTCTGAGATTTGAGCTAGCTCAGGCCATCCAGATCATGGCCCCTTTAGTGGTCTACCCATGCAAAAACAGGCAGAGTTGGAAAATGTGTGAGTAGCAAACTGCATGCCCAGTTTATGCAAACTATGTATACGGCAGTGAAATCCTGCACACAGTTTGCTTGAACTCCACAGAAGTGAATGGAGTTTAAGTCATAATAATTATGACTTAAATAAGTATCTatcattatttattgtatgacatGTCTGTGatacagccaggagatcctcagatTGTCTGATTGCCAGGCAAGAgccattcaggggtggtttgtcattgcctgtcccCATATCATGACCTTGGTAATCCtttaaggtctcccatccaaatactagctagtgCCAGCCCTGCTTAAGCTTACAAAATCTGGGCTATCCACTTAATGTATCGGGGTGTATGTGTGAAACCAATCAGAATTCACTACTGGAGAAAAAAGGAAACTAAATAATTGTATAATTTACAGCATCAGTATGAAAGCATATGTTTTCCCATAACAAAAATGACATTAAATTTACCATATGAAGAACACACTGAGAGAAATCAAAAGCATCTTCAGCTTCTTCACCGGGCATCAAATACAACCACTATAGTAGAGTTAAGGAAAAAGTTGGAAAGCACGTAAAAAATTCTAACCCTCTCTAACATACACAATGGACAATACACAGACAGATGAGTTTCCATATGCACAGGAACATCTGCTAAACACTGGGCTTAATGGAGACCATTTCCTTAACTGGCTGGCCATTGGCCAATGCAATACATCAGTCACTCAGTAGTAAGCCAGTGCAGCATACCTCCCATACACTTCTCATAGCTATTGCTGTCCTCTCCACTGTTATGGTCAACCACATCTACAGTGAACAACTAGTATACTTCAGTGTGCATGCAGATGACGTAGCTAGTGAGGGGAAATAAGACTTCTTTGAACTCTGTGCTGAATTCCTGATCTGGTTACTACATATTTTGTGCttacaaagagagccagtttggtgtagtggttaggagtgcggacttgtaatctggcatgccaggttcgattctgcgctcccccacatgcaaccagctgggtgaccttgggctcgccacggcactgataaaactgttctgaccgagcagtgatatcagggctctctcagcctcacccacctcacagggtgtctgttgtggggagaggaatgggaaggcgactgtaagccgctttgagcctccttcgggtagggaaaagcggcatataagaaccaactcttcttcttcttcttcttacacaaAGGGACTGAAATATACCCTGAACACATCTTACAAACCAAAAACAAAGCCGCAAAAAGTGAAAATCCAATCTCTTGCAACCACAGCCTTCTGTCTTGGTGGTCCAATCTTTATACTTTTATGTAAGTAATACCtaaaatgacaccccccccccccagttagatACACTGGATACACTTCATTTGAACTGAACGGTTCAATGAACATTTTGCTTAAGTGTGGGTTGCAGCTAATATGACAATGAAGTAGGCATAAGCATTTATGCTTTTTCTTCCCTGCACTTATGCCCAATGGAATTTCTGTATCATCTTTAATCGTGTCCAGGATCTACTGAATTTAATAGTGATTATTTGCAAAGTAATGCATTTAAGATTAGTATATGGGTTTCACTGACTTCAAGGGGAGTTAAAAGCATGTTTAAAATACCTTGAGAAATAATTTTATCACTAAACCTCAGATCATAAATTACAATTTACATACTTAATCTATCTAATTTATGTATTTAGGGGAAATGGTAACCACACAAATTTTTGTTGATTCTATATAAGGACCTTCTGAAAAACAACCTCTGTAAGTTACAAGATTTGAAATTGACTACAGACTTGCAACATTACCATAAGTAGATATGTTTGCTGCAGCAATACAATCCCATTTGTAAAGTGTTAAAAGCTCGAGCAGCTAAATCAATATGTTAGAATTAAGATAGCCATTTAAAAGGATACATCTTTTTGTTCTCTTCTTGTACATGATTATCCAACCACACTCTTTGCATCGGATGGGCTCTTTTGCActtatttcattttctttataaCATTCTGAAAGTTTAAAAATCATCATTTTGCTAAACCAAGATTAGAAGAAACATAGGAAAGTGAAGTTTAATCAAGAACATAACCATGGTAAAATAAGAGACATCTTTAAATTTGCACTGAGGACCGCCCAAGAACCtatcacaaaaaaacaaaaaaaacacaaccccaaAAACACAAGATTTTGTTTACTAAAATTCAGCCCcttgctgtattttttaaaactgtaacaACATTTCAGCAGCCAGGTCTTGTAAGTACAAGTGTAATTTTTCCTGTGAGTAAGCTCCAATTAATAAACTGAAACTTATTTCtcagtagacctgtttaggattgctcctgtTAGCTGTTGGAATAGTAtctaaataaaaaatttaaacaaataaagcaCTGAAGTATGTCTCAAAAATGACTCATAAGTATAGAAGAAAATTACATTTCATTGACATCCTATAATACAATCAAATTGACTAGCAAGCTTACATTATACATCCCAACTTCCAGTGACACATGAATTTTAGAACAATTATACAATGAGCTTACTTCCACAGATATATATCATGGGCTGCTCCTTGGGAGGTGGCACATCTTTCTCAGCGTCCATATTCTGTTAGTAAAGACAGAATACTCACACTAGTTACGTTTTTGAAAACAAGCGGCGACCCTCTTAAATCATATTCCTAATGAAATGAGGGGGTGTGGTGTGGAAAAACAACCTGGAAAGACCTGCGTCTCAATCGTTACTGAATAAAGACTTGCGTAGGTAACGCAAAATGGCTTGAAAAAAACATTGTATGCCGACAAAGTGAAAGCGACAGATAAAGGCGGTAACATGTCTCCCCTCCACTTCTAGCTCACGACTAGGACTGGAGGGGACTAAAAAGCCTCTCTCACACCCCTCTCCACAAAATCCTGTTTAACGGAAACACTTCCGCTACAGCAGATTAATTAACcagaaccaacaaaattccattaCCGGATCGCGTCTCCATGAGTCTACGTGGCGCACTGTGATGACGTTTGCAGTGTCCTAAAACAGCCAATCGGGATCCCTCTTCGGTGTAGGCGGCTTTTCAATGTAGATTTGTTTGCCAGACCGCCTCTCTGTTAGAGAATCGCATACCGTAGCTGGTTTAGCGGTTCGTCCAACATCTGAAATATAATCGGAatatttgggtgtttttttctcCTCACTGAACAAAGGACTCAGAGGAGACTGTGGAAGTTAATAGTGGTTTGCAGCATTTTAGCGAAGACTAGTTCAAATATTACTTTCACTATACTGATATCGGATTTCACTTCATAATAATCCCTTTTTAGCATGCAGATATTGCACATGTCGATATTTTATGGTCCCAGCACATATTGTTTTCTAAATGTTAGTATGTCCAAAATTTTGAAAACTGGAACATACCATGCAAGATTTAGCGAGATTTACAGTGTAGGTTTGCACTGCTATTTTCCAAAGGAGGTTATTACAGAGCCCTCTGGGGCTTTAAATTAGATAGGACCGTGAATTGACTTAACCATTTATAAACCGCAATTGTTTACAATTAAAGGGTATGAAACAGCATATATATAGAATTCACACATATATAATTTCTTAAAGCAGACTGTATTATTGGTTCACTGATTGAAAGGTATATTGTATTCCATCATAGCCCTGCAAAAGAAAAGTATCAGCTAAGGGAGCAATCGTCTTTTACTCAGTGGTCCCATATTATTTCAGGTTTATTGCTTGGAAGGTGTCATTAGGATTGCAGCGTGAAAGTGAGATTAGCAAGTTTTGAATGCTGGAGCTGTCATTTAAGGCACTGATATGCTGAGCAATTTATTCAGTTTAAAGTTGTGTTATTTCAATACATTGAACTTGTGAATTAGTGGGAAAAGGCAGGACCAGATgcaagagtgcaatttgaactggagGTCATTAAAATCTAGCACCAAGTTCCTAACTCAGGATAAATTTACACTTGTAGTGAAGAAAAGTGGGTTTGATGAGCAGtgtgcacccccctccccaattatacAGCCAGTCCCAACAACTCAAGGACAATGGAGTATATAGTTAGGAGATACAGCCTTCAGCCATGCTTCTTCTTTGTATTCTGACTCACATAAGATAACTTGAGGTTAAAGTGTGGTACTAGAACCTTGGATACTTGGGTTCAGGCCCCACCTTCGGCCAATTATActcccagcctagcctacctcacaggactgttgtgagcataaaatccAAGCAGTCTACCTGAGCTTCATATGGGAAGGATGGGATAACAATGTACTAGGTTAAGTAGTAATTCTTGACAGTATCCATGCGCACACTTAACTGAGAATAAGTCCCATTGAACAAAGTGAACAGACATGCATAGACTTGGGTGGCATAAGTCTTTAATCATGCCATGTACTGATAGCAATACAACAGCCAAAAACTAATTGTGCAGTTCTAATGTGGGTTTATTCCAGTCATAAATGCTTTGAAATAACTGAAATGCCACATATGATAGGATCACAAGGCCTTTCTGTACCTAAATCCTTATTTGACAACAGTATTAAAGGATTAGTCAGTATTATGAGACCCAACTGAAGATACTAAACAACCTAAGTTACAGACAGGGCAAAAATCTTTAAGCAGGGGCATCCTGGTACTGACTCACCAGTTCTCTGTACTGGCAGAGTAGTTTCAGGCAGATAGCCCTGTGGGCCAGGGTTTTTGTCCAGTGgggatctttaagaccagcaaagtttaattctggatataagcttttgtgtgcaggtacACCTCTTCAGGTGACATATATAATTCCCCCATCACTGGGTGGAGCAGGGATTCTAGCCCACTACAACATTATCAATTATAGAATCAGGGTGACAGCCTCACTTTCGGTGGAACTGACACACTGACAGATTggggccatgttggtctgaagcagaacagaacaaatgtagagacctgtggcacctttaagaccaacaaagttttattcaaggcaggagcttttgtgtgcacacacactcccTCAGATACAAAATTGtacctgaggaaatgtgcatgcacatgaaagctcctaacttgaataaaaccttgttgctcttaaaggtgcccctggactctacattCATTCTGACACATACTGTAAACCGCCCTCCaaaaaaaggagggaagaaatggagtCCTCTCTGTCACCCGCCTTGGAAACAACCTGAGGAGATGACCAGAAagccgggggggcgggggagggcggTGGCCGGCTGAAGCGAAGCGGGGTCGCGAGGGGAAGCGTGCGCTCGGAAATGACCAGAAGAAAAGTTGGCCTTCGACTTCACACCCCAAATGACAAGAGGTTTGCTCGAGACGAGGAAGCCCCGCAGCAGAGAGCTCTACAAAGAGCTGCTTGAGCGGCTCCGCACCCGCcgcgtctcctcctcctcctcctcccgggctCTGTTGGTGCGCGTGGCGTTGCCCCGGCCTCCTCTCCCAGGGAGCCGGGCCGAAGGGGGAGGAGGCGAAGCCGCAGCAGTTGGGAAAGGCGGGTAGTTCAAAACCGAGCGAGGGAAACCTCCCAGCCGGCGCACGCGGACAGCCGCGGCTTGGCCAGGGGGAGGCGGCTCTCCCTCCGCACTCGGGCAACGCTCTGGGGCTGAGGCGGCGGCCGCTGTTCTCCCCTTCGCCCAGAGCTCGCCTCAGCTCTCGTCAGTTTGGGGGGTGGGCTGACagtcattcccccaccccacccccttttttttttaatttgcttctcTGACGCAAATTTACTCCCCGACTGGGGGCAATCTGTttccatctctctgtctctcccctcccttgcaaGAGGATATTTCAAGCCAGGTGACTGACTGAACTCCTCAAGGGCTGGTTAAGTCCAGCCCCCTAAGAATGGGGTTTCGTTGAATAAGTAAGAGACGAGTTGATTGTATTGGAGCATTCTTTTGACGATGTTCTCCATGCTAGCTAAATGATACTCTAATGTAAGGTATGTTGCTGGGCTTCTTAAATCTTGgatgtctcctcccctccctgcatttTATCCCGACCCTCTAGGTTAAAAGGGGCATTTTGACTTTAGCTGTATGGAAAGCTTCATGTGAAACATCTCCTGGCCTTCAATTTCAACAGGTAAGTAGGTAGGGTCACACCTCCCTTCCAGAGGGAAGAGAACTGtagcccagcattctgtctcTCACTAGCTCAGGCTATGCTAATTGGAGGGGAGTAATTGAGATATCTGCCTTGA from Paroedura picta isolate Pp20150507F chromosome 9, Ppicta_v3.0, whole genome shotgun sequence harbors:
- the POLR2K gene encoding DNA-directed RNA polymerases I, II, and III subunit RPABC4 codes for the protein MDAEKDVPPPKEQPMIYICGKCYKENEISAKEPIRCKECGWIIMYKKRTKRLVVFDAR